A segment of the Candida albicans SC5314 chromosome 2, complete sequence genome:
TAATGAAGGTGTTTTATTTGGTGGCAgaattctttttgatttatatctAGCCATAGAAGTagaagtagaagaagaagaagccAACGATTCAGTTGTTGatcttttaatattaaGATCTTGAGGATGCTTTGGGGTTTGAATTGAAGATGGTATACCTCGTTATTTTTGTCTTAAAGTAGATGATGATCTACTAGAAAATGATGCGGTTGAAGATGTAGTAGAATTGTTCCTAAATAACCAAGAATCATTTCTGTATTTGGAATAAATACTCATTAACTCATCGtaaatttcttcattttcttcttcatcttcatcttcatcttcaactAATACAACTTCCACATTTTTCCCATTGATTGTTTCAGTGGTTGATTTATATGATCTGGTGGAATCTTTCCGTCCAATAACATGAACAACGTCATATTTGTCTTTTGTCAAGTCAATAACAACACTTTCAGTTTCTGAATCAGAGTCTTCTCCTTTACTAGTTACCAGTCTAGTTTTGGGTTTTAATGATTTCGTAATAGCACCGATATTTCGACCACTACTTGTTTCAATGGATCTAGAGCCAATGCGAGGGGTTATAAATGGTGTtccaaaatcatcatcttgGGAATTTGATTCCTTGAAGTCAACCGCATAATCGACTTTCTTAGGAGGTTCTGCAACTTTGATGTTTAAAATTTCTTCCTGTTCCTGgttttgttcttctttttgtatattattgttgacATGTTTACTTTCAGATGATGGTTTTCTGGTGATAACTAATGGCGCCACAGGTTGTTCTATGTTTATCCTTGATTTTGATCCAGCTGATTCATCCAAATCACCACCGGCAGATCGACTATCTGTATTAGCTCTAGATTGTTGTTTACCGAAAGTCGTCATCTCACTCAATATATCAACTGATTTGTGTCTTGAATGgtttgaattgtttttgCCTTTAcctaaatcaaaatcaatgtTGAACATTGATTTGTGTCTTGCGTGTTTTGCCGGTGAACGTCTTCCCGGTACTAACAAATTGCATTCCAATTGAGGTTGAACGGATGCTGGTTTCATTTGCATTTTGTCTGAATTGGCACCAGTATTGTATAATGATGTAATATTGCTAGCATAATCTGCATCAGAATCATCTCCAAGAGCActatattgttgttttaaatGTTTAATTGCATCTCTACCAGGAACaccaattttcaaattagtGTTGctttcatcatcaacatctgATACAGAAATTTCTGTCCTTATTTCCGAGAAGGTAGTTCCATTATACGATGATGGGGCAATAGAAGAATATTCATCTGAGAACCTCTTATCTGACAAATCAGGAATTTCTATTTGACCATTACTGGAGTAGAAACTATGTCTAGCTTTTCTATTATTCTCCTGGGGTACTCTATCTTTGACTTCTTGGCTATTGGTTGAGTTTTCAAATGTATTTGGAAAATAGAAGTTTCTGTTAATTTCTGTATTATTGACATTCATGAGATTTAATACTGTCTTGTCATTACTGACTTCTTCTTTGTGAATGTTCAAAGGTTTCGTGTTTTCATATTCTTGAGTGATTTGGTTATTGCTATTGTTTTCATCTTCACTGTCTGATTCACTAGTGTCCAGCCAAGAACCATCATCACTCTGGTTATTGCCTCCAAGTATTTTCGTCacttttgttgttggttttaTACTTTTCTTAGTGACAATTTCTTCGTCAGGTCTAGACCCAAGAGTAATGTCAATGGACTTTTGCAAGGAATCCCAACTACTGCTAGTCCCCAGAGATTGGAATGAGGAAGTacttgaagaagaaacattTCGAATGTTTTGAGGTGGAATAAACAACATTCTGGAATCTTGGGTTTCTGATTTTTTGGGATTTTCAAGCTTTTCAGTTGAATCATTTGGTTTAACATTATTGCTTTTGGGTtgtattttcaattgattttgattattcccatgattaaaattaatgaaacGAAGCTTTTCAGCTGGTGGTGACATTGCTTGCAATCTGGCTATATGCATAAAATCACCAACCGAACTAAAAGAACTAACAGATGATACGTGCGACTCATCACTAAAACTTCTCTTGTGGATTTTTGGAGCTTTGTCAGGATCACTAGCATGGGTCAACATATTCAAATTAGTTTCTCTTTGAGATTTAGGTACTTGGCTTTTATTTGGTCCATTAGTGGTGCTTCTATGCACTGGGATGGCTGGTAATGATTTGTTATATTTGTGAGTTTTAAAGTTTGGAACCGATGTTCGATCTGGACCTGGTGTTAGTTTTTTATCCGATGTGGCAGTTTCTTGTTTAGGTGGAATGATGTCTGTTGTTGGCAATTTAGGAAGACTTTTGTCTTGTTGTTTAGATGGAGTATCTTTTATTTGAGGATTATTAAAA
Coding sequences within it:
- a CDS encoding uncharacterized protein (Ortholog of C. dubliniensis CD36 : Cd36_16850, C. parapsilosis CDC317 : CPAR2_211990, Candida tenuis NRRL Y-1498 : cten_CGOB_00169 and Debaryomyces hansenii CBS767 : DEHA2G03036g), with amino-acid sequence MSTKVAQGKSKDDLSIPEGGLNSIPLNSDRRTRSNSPVKNRYSLPPNLTDYKLPSIPRMDDDIKSIMSSTSFNQERLKQAAKSPIAKRLHIIASNSNSPNNGGKYTIPIPFTLKLPPKLSSVNTTRETSAASSVVSSPHGSRAGSPTRSMESSRSNSPSKTKQSKLVFTRNGYEKVDSSSDSDSDIENSLLNMSLSYQDDLNKRIALSKRTVPPPSVSTNNSKFASKVFSSRNTDELSIIEEVSNCGSRHSSVLSKLNSAKKEADTEAQQQKTVVTPIPIKATAKPSHALISPFNNPQIKDTPSKQQDKSLPKLPTTDIIPPKQETATSDKKLTPGPDRTSVPNFKTHKYNKSLPAIPVHRSTTNGPNKSQVPKSQRETNLNMLTHASDPDKAPKIHKRSFSDESHVSSVSSFSSVGDFMHIARLQAMSPPAEKLRFINFNHGNNQNQLKIQPKSNNVKPNDSTEKLENPKKSETQDSRMLFIPPQNIRNVSSSSTSSFQSSGTSSSWDSLQKSIDITLGSRPDEEIVTKKSIKPTTKVTKILGGNNQSDDGSWSDTSESDSEDENNSNNQITQEYENTKPLNIHKEEVSNDKTVLNLMNVNNTEINRNFYFPNTFENSTNSQEVKDRVPQENNRKARHSFYSSNGQIEIPDLSDKRFSDEYSSIAPSSYNGTTFSEIRTEISVSDVDDESNTNLKIGVPGRDAIKHLKQQYSALGDDSDADYASNITSLYNTGANSDKMQMKPASVQPQLECNLLVPGRRSPAKHARHKSMFNIDFDLGKGKNNSNHSRHKSVDILSEMTTFGKQQSRANTDSRSAGGDLDESAGSKSRINIEQPVAPLVITRKPSSESKHVNNNIQKEEQNQEQEEILNIKVAEPPKKVDYAVDFKESNSQDDDFGTPFITPRIGSRSIETSSGRNIGAITKSLKPKTRSVTSKGEDSDSETESVVIDLTKDKYDVVHVIGRKDSTRSYKSTTETINGKNVEVVLVEDEDEDEEENEEIYDELMSIYSKYRNDSWLFRNNSTTSSTASFSSRSSSTLRQK